Part of the Bdellovibrio bacteriovorus genome, ACGATCCCTATGCTTAATCCGCTTGAGGGGATAATGTTGTTGATATCCTCTGATGAGGATAAAACAAAGCCAGCTCATAGGCTGGCTGTTTGTGATATGTCACGGTGTTATTGCTCGCTTAACTTCTGCTTCAGCAAGTAACCTTCAAGCATCCAGATTTTGTTTACAGCATTCTGTCGGGCAATCTTCCGACCAATTTCTGCATCAAAGTTTTCCGGGCTTGCACAGGCGCTCTCTCCGGTGACGGTGAAGCCGTTGCGCAGCACCAGGACGCAGAACGTCAGCAGAGAAAGTG contains:
- a CDS encoding Gp49 family protein, with protein sequence MSDKDIESEIQAKGLAAPRVTPDHIESIIAQEAYFTAEDGAFGVAIKAKHTGGEVNYQPHESLSLLTFCVLVLRNGFTVTGESACASPENFDAEIGRKIARQNAVNKIWMLEGYLLKQKLSEQ